The following are from one region of the bacterium genome:
- a CDS encoding ABC transporter permease, with amino-acid sequence MRNRLEDTLFATITRGSLLFYVISTLVVGIGVGVSIKFKSLLEALIHPEIIFAIGLSLITAGITTVLAVGSGIPAAYLLARRNFRGKAVVDTLLDLPVVMPPIAVGVVLLAFFTTPIGKGIEASGLQFAFTPLGIILAQFSVVFAVSLKFLKTAFEGVDSRQEIMARSLGCSELSAFLRVSLPQARGGIMGATVLTFAKAIGEFGATVILAGATAFKTEVLSIAIFLNLAQGDIDKALAVTLILIGISLGSILLFRRVGAYGGEAATKR; translated from the coding sequence TTGAGAAACAGACTGGAGGATACATTGTTTGCCACGATTACCCGGGGCTCTTTGCTCTTTTACGTTATTTCCACCTTAGTGGTAGGCATAGGCGTGGGGGTATCCATCAAATTCAAGTCCCTGTTGGAGGCATTAATTCATCCTGAGATTATATTTGCCATTGGCCTGAGCCTGATTACGGCTGGTATTACTACTGTCCTGGCGGTGGGATCGGGCATACCGGCCGCTTATCTTTTAGCCCGCCGGAACTTCCGGGGCAAAGCCGTGGTGGATACACTCCTGGATTTACCGGTAGTTATGCCGCCCATTGCCGTGGGGGTCGTCCTGCTGGCCTTTTTTACCACCCCCATAGGCAAGGGCATTGAGGCCAGTGGCTTGCAGTTTGCCTTCACCCCGCTGGGTATTATCCTGGCCCAATTCAGTGTGGTCTTTGCCGTCTCGTTGAAATTCTTGAAAACGGCCTTTGAAGGCGTGGACAGCCGGCAGGAGATAATGGCCAGAAGCCTTGGCTGCAGTGAACTTTCGGCTTTCCTGCGGGTCAGCCTGCCCCAGGCCAGAGGCGGCATAATGGGGGCCACCGTGCTGACCTTTGCCAAGGCAATCGGTGAATTTGGGGCCACGGTTATCCTGGCCGGGGCCACGGCCTTTAAGACAGAGGTGCTCTCTATTGCCATCTTCTTGAATCTGGCCCAGGGGGATATTGACAAGGCCCTGGCTGTAACCTTGATCTTAATAGGTATCTCCTTGGGTTCTATCCTCCTGTTTCGAAGGGTGGGGGCCTATGGCGGCGAAGCCGCCACCAAACGATAA